The following proteins come from a genomic window of Nostoc sp. TCL26-01:
- a CDS encoding peptidylprolyl isomerase has product MSKSITITSEDILDQVRLTCKLPELTEAIISRKIIENTAIEVGIKVESEELQKAADQFRFVYQLHSAEDTWGWLEKHSLSLDDFEHIAYTTFISGKLASHLFADQVEPWFFEHQLDYVGVIMYEVILDDEDLALELFYAIQEGEMSFYDVAHKYIEDTELRRQGGYRGILHRKDLKPEVSTAVFAAKPPQIIKPVLTSKGVHLIFVEELVQPNLDEKLRAIILSDLFAEWLKQQVQEYKMVMNLGLDQQVA; this is encoded by the coding sequence ATGTCAAAAAGCATTACTATCACTAGCGAAGACATTCTTGACCAAGTGAGGCTAACTTGTAAACTTCCTGAACTCACCGAAGCAATCATTAGTCGCAAGATTATTGAAAATACTGCCATAGAAGTTGGCATCAAAGTCGAATCTGAAGAACTCCAGAAAGCAGCAGATCAATTTAGATTCGTCTACCAACTTCACAGTGCTGAAGATACTTGGGGATGGCTAGAGAAACATAGTCTTTCTTTAGATGATTTTGAGCATATTGCTTATACCACTTTTATTTCTGGTAAATTAGCAAGTCATTTGTTTGCTGATCAAGTTGAACCTTGGTTTTTTGAACATCAGCTAGATTATGTTGGTGTGATTATGTATGAAGTTATCTTAGATGACGAGGATTTAGCACTGGAACTTTTTTATGCGATTCAAGAAGGTGAGATGAGTTTTTATGATGTTGCTCACAAATATATTGAAGATACAGAATTACGTCGCCAAGGGGGGTATCGGGGAATATTACATCGCAAAGATTTAAAGCCGGAAGTTTCTACTGCTGTTTTTGCGGCTAAACCTCCCCAAATTATCAAGCCAGTTTTGACTTCTAAGGGAGTACACTTGATTTTTGTAGAAGAACTTGTTCAGCCTAATTTAGATGAAAAACTCCGCGCTATCATTTTGTCAGATTTATTTGCTGAATGGCTAAAACAACAAGTTCAGGAATATAAAATGGTCATGAATCTTGGTTTAGATCAACAAGTAGCCTAG
- the leuD gene encoding 3-isopropylmalate dehydratase small subunit translates to MVSEVKTVTGRAVPLIGNDIDTDRIIPARYLKAVTFDGLGAGAFIDDRTALKGEHPFDQPQYQGANILIVNRNFGCGSSREHAPQALAKWGIQALIGESFAEIFFGNCVAMGVPCVTADAVIVKKLQELVAANPQATVTINLESLQVQIDDFTAPVAIGEGTRSAFVSGAWDACGQLVANTEEIRATATKLPYVSWAKST, encoded by the coding sequence ATGGTAAGCGAAGTTAAAACAGTTACAGGACGTGCTGTACCGTTAATCGGTAATGATATAGATACCGATCGCATTATTCCTGCTCGTTATCTCAAAGCCGTCACCTTTGATGGATTAGGTGCAGGTGCATTTATTGATGATCGCACAGCCCTCAAGGGTGAGCATCCTTTTGATCAACCGCAATACCAAGGCGCGAATATCTTAATCGTTAACCGTAACTTTGGCTGTGGTTCATCACGGGAACACGCACCCCAAGCCTTAGCAAAATGGGGCATTCAAGCCCTGATTGGGGAAAGCTTTGCGGAAATCTTTTTTGGTAATTGTGTCGCCATGGGTGTACCTTGCGTCACGGCCGATGCAGTAATTGTCAAAAAACTACAAGAATTAGTAGCAGCTAATCCGCAAGCAACTGTCACTATCAATTTAGAAAGCTTACAAGTGCAAATCGATGACTTCACTGCCCCAGTGGCAATTGGTGAAGGTACAAGAAGCGCCTTTGTTTCTGGTGCTTGGGATGCTTGTGGTCAGTTGGTAGCTAATACGGAGGAAATTCGAGCGACAGCTACTAAGTTACCTTATGTCAGTTGGGCGAAATCAACATAG
- the leuC gene encoding 3-isopropylmalate dehydratase large subunit has product MSKGTLFDKVWDLHTVGTLPSGLTQLFIGLHLIHEVTSPQAFAMLRERGLKVLFPERTVATVDHIVPTENQARPFVDNLAEEMIQALENNCQENGINFYNIGSGNQGIVHVIAPELGLTQPGMTIACGDSHTSSHGAFGAIAFGIGTSQVRDVLASQTLALAKLKVRKVEVNGTLNPGVYAKDVILHIIRTLGVKGGVGYAYEFAGTTFEQMNMEERMTVCNMAIEGGARCGYVNPDQVTYDYLQGRDFAPQNADWDQAVAWWESIKSDANAEYDDVVVFDAADIPPTVTWGITPGQGIGVNQFIPQPEELPEEDRFVAEEAYRYMDLYPGQPIKGTKIDVCFIGSCTNGRLSDLQEAAKIAQGRHVAAGIKAFVVPGSERVKKAAEAEGLDKIFEAAGFEWREPGCSMCLAMNPDKLEGRQISASSSNRNFKGRQGSASGRTLLMSPAMVATAAIKGEVADVRELL; this is encoded by the coding sequence ATGAGCAAAGGAACCCTGTTTGATAAAGTTTGGGATTTACATACCGTTGGGACACTTCCTTCAGGGCTAACGCAACTATTTATTGGGCTACACCTCATCCATGAAGTTACAAGTCCTCAAGCCTTTGCTATGTTACGGGAAAGAGGCTTAAAAGTCCTATTTCCAGAGCGCACTGTTGCCACAGTAGATCACATCGTACCCACAGAAAATCAAGCGCGTCCCTTTGTTGATAATTTGGCAGAGGAGATGATCCAAGCGCTAGAAAACAATTGTCAAGAAAATGGCATTAATTTTTATAACATCGGTTCTGGCAACCAGGGTATAGTTCATGTCATTGCTCCAGAACTCGGACTCACCCAACCAGGAATGACGATCGCTTGTGGAGATAGTCATACTTCCAGTCATGGGGCATTTGGTGCGATCGCTTTTGGTATTGGGACTAGCCAAGTTAGAGACGTTCTCGCCTCTCAAACCCTAGCCTTAGCTAAACTCAAAGTCCGTAAGGTTGAAGTTAACGGTACACTCAACCCCGGCGTTTATGCCAAAGATGTGATCTTACATATCATCCGCACTCTTGGTGTTAAAGGTGGTGTAGGTTACGCCTATGAATTCGCCGGCACGACCTTTGAGCAAATGAACATGGAAGAAAGAATGACCGTTTGCAATATGGCGATCGAAGGCGGTGCTAGATGCGGTTACGTCAATCCTGATCAAGTCACCTACGATTATCTCCAAGGCCGAGACTTTGCACCCCAAAATGCAGATTGGGATCAAGCAGTAGCTTGGTGGGAATCGATTAAGAGCGATGCCAACGCCGAATATGATGATGTTGTAGTATTTGACGCTGCTGACATTCCCCCTACCGTTACTTGGGGAATTACCCCCGGTCAAGGCATCGGCGTGAACCAGTTCATCCCTCAACCAGAAGAACTCCCAGAAGAAGACCGCTTCGTAGCCGAAGAAGCTTACCGCTACATGGACTTATACCCCGGTCAACCAATTAAGGGAACCAAAATCGATGTCTGCTTCATTGGTAGCTGTACCAACGGTAGACTCAGTGACCTGCAAGAAGCAGCCAAAATTGCCCAAGGCCGCCACGTCGCTGCAGGTATCAAAGCCTTTGTTGTCCCTGGTTCCGAACGAGTTAAAAAAGCTGCCGAAGCCGAAGGATTAGATAAAATCTTCGAGGCAGCAGGCTTTGAGTGGCGCGAACCCGGTTGCTCAATGTGTTTAGCCATGAACCCCGACAAACTAGAAGGCAGACAAATCAGTGCTTCCTCCTCCAACCGCAACTTCAAAGGCAGACAAGGTTCCGCCTCCGGGCGCACATTACTAATGAGTCCCGCTATGGTAGCCACGGCCGCAATAAAAGGCGAAGTTGCCGACGTGCGCGAGTTGTTGTGA
- a CDS encoding alpha-amylase family glycosyl hydrolase, producing the protein MVQTPPSQFSQEQYKVDNATAEVQVLIESPPSETEIDLEFLYTRDIEFRQETIYFLVVDRFYDGDPENSAGFNAELYDPTAQDWGKYWGGDLQGVIDKLDYLKNLGVTAIWLTPLFEQVEELFVGNAAMHGYWTKDFKRINPRYIADGEDPSLNNTQESKNTTFDRLIEELHKRKMKLILDIVCNHSSPDTSGSKGELYDDGVKIADFNDDVNHWYHHYGEVQDWEDDWQVQNCELAGLATFNENNSEYRQYIKSAIKQWLDRGVDALRVDTVKHMPIWFWQEFTGDMYNHKPDVFIFGEWIYSHPSDDRSVEFANNSGMTLLDFGLCVAIRSALAQGAEGGFHIIQEIFDQDFRYNGATELITFIDNHDMPRFQSLNPDPEMLKVAIALIMTSRGIPCIYYGTEQYLHNDTDGGNDPYNRPMMDNWDSDTDVYRYIRLLSGLRRLNPAVSMGSQWQKHTTPDVYCYVRRYRDSLCFVALNRGGEVILPEVQTDLPDGEHTCVLTRNKYEVKDGKIYDLQLEERGVIVLSHVGERVKGQTIIRVQLNGVHTQPGETIVVVGDCPELGNWDISKAYPLEYINSNTWFAEIPFDESAGKLISYKYAMWREGRSPLRENTLSRRWVVAKEGTVKWRDTWASGRES; encoded by the coding sequence ATGGTACAAACACCACCATCTCAATTTTCTCAAGAGCAATATAAAGTTGACAATGCAACAGCAGAGGTGCAAGTTTTAATCGAATCACCTCCATCAGAAACAGAAATTGACCTAGAGTTTCTCTACACTAGAGATATTGAATTTCGTCAAGAAACTATCTACTTTCTCGTGGTAGATCGCTTTTATGATGGTGATCCCGAAAATAGTGCAGGTTTCAACGCAGAACTTTATGACCCAACTGCCCAAGATTGGGGTAAATATTGGGGTGGTGACTTGCAAGGAGTCATCGATAAATTAGATTATTTAAAAAATCTGGGAGTCACAGCAATTTGGTTAACTCCTCTATTTGAACAAGTCGAAGAATTATTTGTTGGCAACGCCGCCATGCACGGCTATTGGACAAAAGACTTTAAGCGAATTAATCCTCGTTACATTGCCGATGGTGAAGATCCTTCTTTGAACAATACCCAAGAAAGCAAAAATACTACCTTTGACCGCTTAATTGAGGAACTGCATAAGCGGAAAATGAAGCTGATCTTGGATATTGTCTGCAACCATAGCAGTCCCGATACTAGTGGTAGCAAGGGTGAGTTATACGACGACGGTGTGAAAATAGCCGACTTCAATGATGATGTCAATCATTGGTATCACCACTACGGTGAAGTGCAAGATTGGGAGGATGATTGGCAAGTACAAAACTGTGAACTGGCTGGTTTAGCTACCTTTAATGAGAACAATAGCGAATATCGCCAGTATATCAAGTCGGCAATTAAGCAATGGCTAGACCGGGGTGTAGATGCACTCAGGGTAGATACAGTCAAGCATATGCCGATTTGGTTTTGGCAAGAATTCACTGGTGATATGTATAATCACAAACCAGATGTATTTATTTTTGGTGAGTGGATTTACAGTCATCCCAGTGACGATCGCTCTGTGGAATTTGCCAACAACTCTGGCATGACACTCCTGGATTTTGGCTTGTGTGTGGCAATTAGATCCGCACTGGCACAAGGGGCAGAAGGGGGCTTCCATATCATTCAAGAAATCTTTGACCAAGACTTTCGCTACAACGGGGCTACAGAGTTAATTACCTTCATCGATAACCATGATATGCCCCGCTTCCAATCCCTCAACCCCGATCCGGAAATGTTGAAGGTAGCGATCGCTCTAATTATGACATCACGAGGAATTCCTTGTATCTACTACGGCACAGAGCAATATCTGCACAACGATACCGATGGCGGCAATGACCCCTATAACCGTCCCATGATGGATAATTGGGATAGTGATACAGATGTTTATAGATACATTAGACTCCTGTCGGGTTTACGCAGATTAAACCCAGCCGTATCTATGGGTAGTCAATGGCAAAAACACACCACACCTGATGTTTATTGCTATGTCCGTCGTTATCGTGATTCTCTGTGCTTCGTTGCGCTAAATCGGGGTGGAGAAGTGATACTACCAGAAGTGCAAACAGACTTACCCGACGGTGAACATACCTGTGTCTTAACTCGCAATAAATATGAAGTCAAAGACGGGAAAATTTACGACTTGCAATTAGAAGAACGGGGAGTCATTGTTCTCAGCCATGTCGGCGAGAGAGTCAAAGGACAAACAATTATCCGAGTACAACTCAACGGCGTACACACCCAACCCGGCGAGACAATAGTCGTCGTCGGTGACTGTCCCGAATTGGGTAACTGGGATATTAGTAAAGCTTATCCCTTGGAGTACATTAACTCAAATACTTGGTTTGCAGAAATTCCCTTCGATGAAAGCGCAGGCAAACTCATCAGTTATAAATATGCCATGTGGCGCGAAGGGCGATCGCCTCTGCGAGAAAATACCCTCAGTCGTCGTTGGGTTGTCGCCAAAGAAGGCACAGTCAAATGGCGCGACACCTGGGCATCGGGGAGAGAGTCTTAA
- a CDS encoding response regulator, with amino-acid sequence MYIPEYFYKSRHILLVDDTPDNLRLLSRILESKGFKVRKTVSGKMAIQSAQMEPPDLILLDINMPEINGYEVCTQLKSQAQTAQIPIIFISALDQTIDKVKAFDIGGVDYITKPFQEAEVLARVNHQLVINRQQQQLKIQNQTLQQEIQKRQLAEVNLQEIQNTFEKRIVEITKQLERSQQLADKMQTITSKVYHRLANPDLWSMVVEELAMSLQLAGCYLTICEPAWTNGNLTYKYTNPQDDWLLDIMPELGNLPQSSEQLQFCYWEPNLTQAWTRHHSILALPIFGTNGIVGNLWLWRRKAEIFADEEIQLVQLLVDQSALASGD; translated from the coding sequence ATGTATATACCTGAATACTTTTATAAATCCAGGCATATTTTACTGGTTGATGATACACCAGATAATCTGCGACTGCTATCGAGAATCCTCGAATCAAAAGGATTTAAGGTGCGGAAAACTGTTAGTGGTAAAATGGCAATTCAATCAGCACAAATGGAGCCACCTGATTTGATTCTCCTGGATATTAATATGCCAGAAATTAATGGTTATGAAGTTTGCACGCAATTGAAATCCCAAGCGCAAACTGCTCAGATACCCATAATTTTTATTAGTGCTTTAGATCAAACTATAGATAAAGTTAAAGCATTTGATATTGGGGGTGTAGATTATATTACAAAACCATTTCAAGAAGCAGAAGTTTTGGCTAGGGTTAATCATCAGTTAGTTATCAACCGCCAGCAGCAGCAACTCAAAATCCAGAACCAAACACTACAACAAGAAATTCAAAAACGCCAACTGGCGGAAGTAAATCTGCAAGAAATTCAAAATACTTTTGAGAAAAGGATTGTAGAAATTACCAAGCAGTTAGAGCGATCGCAGCAATTAGCCGATAAAATGCAAACAATCACGTCCAAAGTATATCACAGACTGGCAAATCCGGATCTTTGGTCGATGGTAGTGGAAGAGTTAGCCATGAGTTTGCAACTTGCCGGTTGCTACTTAACTATCTGCGAACCAGCATGGACAAATGGCAATCTGACCTACAAATATACAAATCCTCAAGATGATTGGCTGCTGGATATTATGCCAGAGTTGGGAAACTTGCCTCAATCTTCTGAGCAATTACAATTCTGTTACTGGGAACCTAACTTAACACAGGCATGGACTCGCCACCATAGCATCCTAGCATTGCCGATTTTTGGCACTAACGGTATTGTCGGTAACTTATGGTTGTGGCGGCGGAAAGCTGAGATTTTTGCAGATGAGGAAATTCAATTGGTGCAACTATTGGTAGATCAAAGTGCGCTAGCATCTGGGGACTAA